In the Epinephelus fuscoguttatus linkage group LG10, E.fuscoguttatus.final_Chr_v1 genome, agagagaaagacagaaaaacaagggAGGTACTTTATACAGGGAAGTGAGTCAGTACCCAGGCCTCAGCACTTCGAAACATTCATTCCTCAATTCCTTTGCCCTCCATCCCCCTGACCCACCCACCTAACCCAGAGCAGGGGGACATCCCTCAGGAGACAAGGGGGGAAAAGCTGCCCAGCCTGGATTTGATTCTCTGCCGGCACTCGCATGAGGCCTCGAGAGGCCTGTCGGAGAGGCGACTCAGCCACTGCACGCACAGGAGAGGAGGTCTAACCACCACTGCACGCATAAACTGAGTGCCTGGCTGGCCGCTGGAGCCTCACCCACCACCCTAAATCTTCGGCATGAGAGGAAAGCTGTCCAGTTTCCTTTAGGGTGCAAGTATGATCTCATTTGGCTGAAACTGGCTATGATTAAGACCGTGACACAGTTTGGAAAAATCCAAATATCGTAACATGAATGTCAGATACAGTTTCACAGTTGTAGAGTGCTGTGTGCGCTGTTAAGGATCaaaggtgggaccaagtcattggtTTGCAACtcagaagtaagtctcaagtctttgcattcAAGTCTCAGTTCAAGTTCCAAGTCAAGGTGGGTaaatcccaagtcaagactgacaagtcctaagtcaagtcctaaactttgagctttgaactttgagctgatggcacagtggttagcattgtcgccatACAGCAAGTGGGTTCCTGGTTTGAGTTTGGGATGGGGGGGTTCAGAGCCCAGgttgtgggagcccttctgtgtggaattGGTAAATAGTAAATAGACCTGCACATGTATAGTGCCTTCCTAGTCTTCTGACTCAAGGGACgctttacactacgagtcaaatttacccattcacacacacatttacacactggtggccgaggctaccatacatggtgccacccgctgcttggttttaacacactcacacactgatggaacagccattgggagcaactcggggttcagtatcttgctgaAGGATACGTCGACATGCGAacaggaggagccagggattgagCTGCTGATCTTCCATcttggagtttgcatgttctcctcgtgtcagtgtgggttttctccaggtactctggcttcctcccacagtccaaagacatgcaggttaattggtgactctaaattggccataggcatgaatagttgtctgtctctacgtgtcagccctgtgatagtctggtgacctgtctaggatgtaccccacctctcacccggTGTCAGCTGAGCCACTGCAACCCCCAActggataagtggttacagaaaatgaataaatgaatgacatTTTAAGGATTGTACTATTTTGTAAAAACAAGAGCGACTGAACTTTATTAGAAAAGCAGTGCTGACATTGCACTCTCACAGCACGTAGCACTAATAACCAGTGTTCTCCCACAACAGAATTAGTTTTACATATTTCTGTCCTGTCTTGTGTTATATTCATCTAGTATTTGGAAAATGTCTCTAACTTTCTGTTCCCGAATTGGCTTGGGGGTattttcaagtattttcaagtcaaaaggttCCAGCTCAAGAGAAGTCATGAGTCACTGGTGGTTTAGTCCAAGTCGAGTtgcaagttgttgttttttttggctttgtcaagtcgagtctaaattcctcaaatttgtgactcgcATCTGACTCAAATCCAGTCagagtccacacctctgataATTTGTACAACGTGTTGAGGTAAATTGAGAAAAGCAGGTTGCAAAGTGAAGATCAAGCATGTTCCAGTTTTAAAAGTCATAAGAGAAAGACAAGACATTGTGACAAATATTAAACTTTATGTTGTTTGAAATGgcagtacaaaaatacaaaaatatgttgATGCATTTGTCATTCAAATTTCACAGTAGGTACACGGGTAGGTACACATGAGACTGTTATTTACAGGAGAGACATTGAGATGttccataaaacaaaataaggatTACTGAAAGTATTTAAGACATCTGCTTTGAGTTTAAAGATTCAATTGACCATTTGACTATTCGTATCGATATCTACCGGATTTACCACTAGGTGAACAGACTGTCTCATCATCACTGATGACCATAATCAGGTATGTTCAATTGGCAGTTTATTCTCAGACAAATTTGATTTTCCTTTCAATCAGACTGTGCTGATTACATTTGTCTGTCCGGTAAGTTCTTTAAAAGTTTCCAATCAAATCaaagcagcaaaacagcaacagaggGAACGAGCATGACCTACAAAAATGCGTTTACAAAACAAATCCAAGGACTCAACAGAGGCGGTATTGTAGAGGGCTTAGGGTTGTACCAACAGTCCTCTGAGACTCCTACAAACACAACCAAACTGTTAATTTAAGTGATCAGCGGGTGGCCGAGAGTTTGGATCAGGATCCAGAGTAAACATGCGTGTGGGGGAGACTGTACAGGTTTGTTTAGACTGAGCCCCTTCCTCACCTCCAGACGGAAAGCGTAAGTACATACAGCCCAACTGTAGCTGTTGTCTTCTTGTTTGTGGTGAATTGAAACCACATTGACTATAAAGTGGTATCAACCTTCCAAACATATTAGTGAGGCTTTCCATCCGCTCAAGGGGGGGGAAACTGCTTGTTTGCGGGAAATATGGAGAAcgtaaaaactgtaaaaagtcataaaatgctAATGCCAGCAGCcaatattgtacacacacaataaacaaaacacaataaatacattttatgcaTCAGCTTTCCCAAGGATATATGGATTTGTTACTaggataaaaacataaatagaGTTTGATACCTTCTCCAATAAATAGTAGTGGTATTCTATTTACAGTATGCACACATCTCCCAAAGAGCCAATGAGATATTTCTATCTCGAGACACGTGTGTTCATCTGCCTCCATTTTCCAAACTAAGACAAATTGCTCACAGGGTTTTGTAGCTCTTTTTGAGGCAGTTACACTGTTGTATGTCTTCCAACAGAGGTCTTTGAAATGTATCGTCATTCTGTGTACAAAGAAGAGGGGGAGTGAttgtcaaatttaaaaaagtcatcACGGGAAGCTAGTGGCGTGACACTTGGAGATATTTGTCAGCTAACTCGTCTCTTGATAAAGGACTGTGTCTGGAGGTGTCCATCTAGACCGCGTTTTCCTCGCTGCCTTCCAAATCTTGAGGTTTCCGGGGAGGATCTGCACAAAAAAAGGGAGACATAAAATCTGAGAGTCGTCATTGTGACAGACTGGTACAAAGAGGAGGTGACAGGTAGATTTTTGTAGCCTTACTGTTGCAGTGGCCGTAGTGGCGGACTCCTATGGAGCGTCCGAGGAAGCAGGTGGCCCGGCGGAGGTGGCAGGCGCTTGGGTAAGTGATGTTGTCATTGCCACAGATTTGTTGCTCAGATGGCATTGGGATCGGGCAAGGAGTTGTGCGGCACATGACGCAGTGAGCGCTGTTGGTCTGGTCAGTCACACAGGTGTGGGTACCTGGACACACCACGCTGGAGCACGACTCTGCAAGGCATAAAGAAAGAAGGACAATCAGCAAATGTAAGAGTGTGATATTTTGAGTTTGTGCAGAACAGCTTGTCTCGAAAATAGCAGACGAATCTTACTTTTGCAGTCTCCTTGGTACATGACCTCCAAGTCCGGGTGCCCCATGCAGCGAGCCATCAGCAGAGTACACTCATCCTTATATGACTTCCCGTCGCTGCCGCACACAGCGTGCTTCCGGGTAATGTGAGAGCAGTCTGGagagcacacacactgaggcctTCCCGTCTTCATTTTGCAAACCTTCCCAGGACTGCATTTGACTCCTTCGCAAGTCTCTACAAAAGCACAGCGAGTGGTTTCATATGTGCGTGAGCTCTGCGCAGTGTCAGTGTAATGTTACCGTATTAACAAGTCTGCAGACATCAGGTGATCTGCAGGCATTTTCATACAAAACAAGCTTGAGTTCTGGGGTTTTCCCAGACCATAACACAATTTTCACCTTGCACAATATTTACAATAATCACATCTCTTTATTGACCGTTACACACAGGGGCGTCTCGCCTGGTGGAATGTGGGGCTGGCGTGTTTTCATAACAGATCTATGTGTACGGCTGCACACAGACTGGGCTAAGCTCCTGCAGAGGGGCTTTGGAGGTAGATGGAGTTCAAATAGCTGTCAGAGAAGTTTACAGGCTGAGAAAGGAGGAAGCCCCGGGCTCCTCTGACACCCCATAATGTCAAAGCACAGGAGGAAGTGTAATCCTACACAGTGCAGAGTCAACATGAGACAATGCAAACAGGTCTCTTCCCAGGACCTTTACAGTTGATGTCTGATCGGCTCTGAGTCCTGAGGATTCTGTAAACAATGAGgaacttattttttatttcctgtctctACCAGCATTTCAATATCCTGTTTTATTacagagctgtttttttttaatatgaccGTCCTGATCTAACTTTTGGTCGCTTGCCATCTTTCACTATTGCTGCGTACACCTCCGAAAACAGTCTTGTGATGATGTCTTCCTCTGAAGTGACCAGCCACTGTTACACTTTCACTGACGTGTCGTTCACGATACTGACGTTTTCCTCCCACAGAATTCCAAATGATCAAGTTAGTGAAGCACATTATGAGTCCCAGACATCTGGGCATGTGGCAGGCATTTATTCCAGCCTGCAGGAATGTTTTTCCgtattttgcttttgctttccATTTTGACAAGCTTTAAAGAAAGTGAACACATAAAGaaaggagggatggagagggTTTGAAGTTGCAATTTGACCaacttcattcattttccatttgACAGCTGTTTACCTTTATGTGAGAGTCTTTTTTTACAAAGCCGCAGGCTACCTTTGACTGTGGTCTCTCTCTGCGTATTTCAGGTTTATCTAAGTCCAGTCTCTATTTCTGAGCCATGCAACGATGCCAGAAAAACCTGAAGCTGCGCTCTCTTGGGTGTGTTCTCCCCAAAAATGCCAGTAGCTAGATTTTTGCTGGACCTTATCAGCATGGAgaaattcacatttttggcCTCTGATCACATAGTGCAAGTGCTGCTCATGAAAACAGAATTTATCTGCAAAGTGAACCTGAATGAACCTCGCAGAGATTCCAGGAGGGGAAGCGTCTCAGGACAGCTGGGTGGAGTTATGTGGAACGCCTCTTCTCGATCCACGTCTGCATTTTGTTAGAAAGCTGCAGCAGGCGGGaactcattgtgtaaatatctTGATTCACAAATGGCGTGGTTTGAATTAACTTTCACTGACTCTCCACAGAGAGACATGAGTTATTTAGTGTAATGGAGTAGCCAGTTTTTGTCCCTGTGATATTTTAAACACAAGTTAAACCTCCTGTTTGAGTCTGCAAATAATATCTAAGCTGTGATTAAAACTCCCAGTACTTACCTTAAAAACTACCACTCACAGTAGCAGCCAGTCCAGTTAGATTTAATTATAATGTTTACTCACAACGTGACTGTAAGGAATTTAAATGTGGGTTTAAAGCAGTTTAACTTTGGGGTTACATACAATGACTAATACCGTGCCCCCCTGCAGTGATAAAGCAAAGCAAGTAATTGATTCCTTCAACTCATtagtttttttaaaggtttgtttgtttaccttTGCATGGTTTACAGGAGACGATCCCCAGGAAGCCCAGCAGGCTGACCTCATTCATGGGCAGGCTGGTGTTGGACCACGCTGTGTCCAGGCGGCCCCCGGCACAGCACTCCTCTCTGGTCACCCCTCTCATCAGCACCATGTCGCACCTTTGGTCTTGACTCTGCTGCAGCCAGCACATCCCAGCTGGAAAACggagcataaataaaacacgACAACAGATATAAACTCATgtataaacacataaaaatgtattatagCATTATGATTTACAGTCAGCTGGACTTCTTCTAGTCATATCCATTAAACAAAATGGCTAATTTGAAACTGTGGTATTAAAAAGGCTGGTATGTAACACCTGTCTCCAACTttaaaaagtatatatatacaaaGATAACTGATCTACTGCACTATTTTTTCAAAAAGACTGAGATAATAGTACATAAATATGACTACAGGGAAAAAGCACCTCATCAGTATGATAGCTCCAAGAGGATTCATGCAGTTATTTTAAAAGCATGACACACTGGTGGTTTGctttttcaaaatttaaaaaaaagagacagagaggaaaaagtCCACTCACCACCGGCAGGATTCCTCCCAATCTGATACAAAGTGAGAATCACACCAAAAACAGGAATGAAAAAGATCATTGTGTACTATTGTTAGCACAAAACCTGCTTTTTTTCCTGTCCTGAAATCTCCCCTCAGATGAAAATATCAGATAAAGAAGCAGTGATGTTCCTCTGGCAAACGCAACGGATCACTCTAAGTCAACTCTGGAAGTAGCTCTCCCTTATGTGAATGAATGTGTTGTGGATAAGTGATGTCGTTCCCCCTCTGTATAAATATTTAGCCCAGATGGAATTATGCTGCTGGGATGGGCGATCCTCTCAGCCAGTAATAAGCCAGGGCAGGACACAGTTTGACTCTGACTCAATTTCCAGAGTCGGGAAATGATCCATGCCCTCCAGCGCCAGACGCTGGGCACTTaaatgacctcacaaaacattttcacaccATATTAGACTCATTAAAGACTAATTAATTCCTAGAAAAGATTTAGAGCAGGGTTCTTAGATTAGCTTTTTCATTATTAAACTTTGAATTAAGTTCATGCAGCGTCTGAATGGACTAATTGAATTAGCTGTTCAGGTATTTGGGAAAATACTTTATTGCATAATAAGCTCTGAGTGTGACCTTTTAAGaagtttatttttcttgtgttttgttctgtttagtctgatttctctctttttctgtggcACAGCTCTCCTCAGAAATCATACACTGTTTGATCATAGAAGTTTTCTGTCTATAAGCGACTCTGTGGGGCTGATTTAAATTACACACTTATTTCTTATCTCATGATTGTGTTCAAACAATAATCTTTTGAGGCGACGTGCTCCAGCTCTAACCTTAAATTGTGCTTCTTTGTGGTGTAAACTCAGAGCAAAGGAAGAACCACCGCAGCAAAGGGATTACTAAAAAGGTTTCAGGCCATATTAttctaaaataatttaatatcaAGTGCCCAAAAATATCCATGATGACAAACATCATACCTCGTAGTGTTGACTGTCTGGTTTTATCAATGAATGCTGATATTTCACTCTACAGCTGCGGttagactgatacagagagacGAGGGGAGGAGTGGGAGTGAAGGTGGTCTGCCCTTGAGCAATATATCAAGTTCAATAAACACACCAATGCTGAAGCTCATCATGAACATTCATGCGCGCTCATTTTTAGCCGATGCTCAGACGCAGACGACCACAGCATAGACTGAAAACACTGGGACACTGTGgatatatatacagtatctgTACACCAGACACCATCCGGTTTTCAAAAATGACTCATTCGGGGTGCCTAATCTGCATTATCATCATGTTTGATCAGAACATCTGCActgctcccctctcctcctgcacTCATTCACCCCTGACACTGAGAGGTATGCACTAACGCCAGAGTAATGTGAGTCTGCCCATCTGTCTGTCacccccttttttttaatgctccCCTTTTGATCGTTGGTGGGGGGTGGAAATGAAGGTAGCATATGCTGTAGTATATCTAAGTCTTTGTGAGTGATGTTGCCTTCTTCAGCGGAGATCCCCAGGGCACCGAAAGAATGCTGCCTGACCTAGGAGGGGAGGAAAGAGAGCAGCAAGCGTTGGCTGTGGGTGGCCCTGCCTCTTCACTGGGTCTCTGCAGATCCACTCAGCTCCTCATATGGTTTGGATCATCACTGCCGAGCCATACAAATGAATACAGCATGGTGGGGA is a window encoding:
- the fstl3 gene encoding follistatin-related protein 3; translation: MIFFIPVFGVILTLYQIGRNPAGAGMCWLQQSQDQRCDMVLMRGVTREECCAGGRLDTAWSNTSLPMNEVSLLGFLGIVSCKPCKETCEGVKCSPGKVCKMKTGRPQCVCSPDCSHITRKHAVCGSDGKSYKDECTLLMARCMGHPDLEVMYQGDCKKSCSSVVCPGTHTCVTDQTNSAHCVMCRTTPCPIPMPSEQQICGNDNITYPSACHLRRATCFLGRSIGVRHYGHCNNPPRKPQDLEGSEENAV